TTGGCGGCGATCTGCTTCTTCGGCACGTTCTAATGCTTCACGGTCGTCCTGGTCAGCAACCTCAGAAGAGTATTGAACATCTACACCCTGAGGCTGCATCTGATCTGCTTCTGTCAGGCCATCCTGTGCATTACTTAACTGGTTCTTTTCATGATCCATGAGTGAAGCCTCCTCATTAGGTACTTTTTTTAAAGCTATCTTGTTTGCTGGGAAGAAGGGGACGCGTTTTTCCCTGCTCCATCTGCTGATTTCATTTCTTCTTTATAGAGCATTTCCTGTGTTTTGGTCAGATCGGCGTTCCGCTCTTCAGCTTGGCGTTTTTTACTTTTCATGCCCGTTTCCCCCTTCTAGAAAATAAAAAGAAGATAACCCGGCAAG
This genomic stretch from Fictibacillus marinisediminis harbors:
- a CDS encoding YfhE family protein — protein: MKSKKRQAEERNADLTKTQEMLYKEEMKSADGAGKNASPSSQQTR
- a CDS encoding YfhD family protein; translated protein: MDHEKNQLSNAQDGLTEADQMQPQGVDVQYSSEVADQDDREALERAEEADRRQLNQ